The sequence TTTTAATTTAAGCCATGAATTCACCTCCTGGTCTATATTAAACCGTATGGACTTGCGTTTAAACTCATTCGCTTCCAAAAATCCTTTCTGATTAGTATAGTTGGCTGAGAAATAGTAGGTAGTAGACTTAGTACCACCAGACACACTTACATTGTGGTTTTGCGATACACCGGTCCGATAGATGTAGTCATACCAGCGAGTATCGATTGGTGATCCATCCTCATTTTTATTCTCAAAAAACAATGCAGAGGCGACTTTATCATTGTTCTCATTTCCTCCCAGAATCTTGGCGTTCAGTACAGCTTCATTTTTAATGGCGATGTATTGTTCAGCATTTAGTAGCTTAGGTAAACGCACTACATTCGAAATGCCACCCCAGGCTTCGTAGGTGATACGTGGCTTACCTGACTTACCCCGTTTGGTTGTAATAAGCAATACACCCGCAGCAGCTCTCGATCCATAGATAGAAGTAGAAGCAGCATCTTTCAATACATCAATGGATTCGATATCAGCTGGATTGATATCTCCCAGTGGATTATTGGGAACCGCAGTACTAGATGAAACGTTACCTGTATTGATCGGAATACCATCTACAACCACGAGTGGGTAAGAACTTAGAGAAATAGAGTTTACTCCCCGTACCCGAATCACCGGAGGGTTATTAAGTACCCCATTGGGAGCCGCAATACTTACTCCGGCAGCTCTTCCGGATAAGGCTTGATCAAAGCTCTGCACAGGTATGTCTTTGATAGCATCACCTGTGACACGGGCTGCAGATCCTGTAAACTCAGCCTTTGTCTGGGTTCCATATCCTACCACTCGGACTTCTGTCAACTGGTGTGTGTCCTGAGTGAGCTCAATTGTCAGAGTGTTCTCAGTTCCTACGTTTCGTTCAATAGCACTATAACCTATGAAAGAAAAAATAAGAACAGCATTATCAGGAACAGACAAGCTAAACTTTCCGTCTTTGTCTGATACAGTTCCCTGAGTAGTCCCTTTAATTACTACAGATACTCCAGGTAATGGATCTCCGGTTTGTTTATCTTTTATGCTTCCGGTTATTGTATGATCTGCCAGCACAGAATAGATAAGACTTGTGTGTATAGAAGACTTTTCTGTCAATGTAGCGGATTTGGCTGCTGCAGAATGGGTAAGAAGCAATAAGCTCCCTAATGCACTTACTACTATTCTGGTACGATCTGAGGCTGCTAACCAGCGAATGTGTGTATATGTTTTTTTCATAAAAGGGTTAGGTATAGATAAAGCAAGACCCGCCATCTGAATTTCAGACGGAAAAATCAAATCGATAAAGGTTATTGGGGATTTATCCTGTGCCAGTACCAATTTCTGTATAGAAACAGAAATTGGTTACACAAGCACAGTGTTGGTGGATGAAGTAGTTGTTAATGATGGTCCCCGTAGGTTTTCTCACCAGCCAGAATAGAAGCTGTCAGCCTGTTTTGTTTGGGAGGAGTCGGACAGGTAGCATAGGGAGAAAATGCACAGGGAGGATTGTAGGCTTTATTAAAATCAAGCCAGGTATATCCATCTGCATCAGGGCCGGGAGCGTCCAGAAAACGGCCTCCGCCATAAGTCTCATCTCCATTGGTCTTATCTGCAAAGATAAAGTGCAGACGTTCTTTTGTACCGACAGCATCCAGGGTATATTCTTTGCCCTGAACTGTAAATACCAGCTGGCCAGGAGATTCCTGCTCATATGTTCTGCCTGTTATATCTACAATTGATATCTTCTTACCGGCAGTAGGTACAAATTTCGCTTTTAGTTTCCATTTCTGATCAACAGGGTAGGTATCGATTCCTTTAAAATTCTTTAAAGTCGGGCTTTCCAGGTCGCGTAATCGCACAGCATATTTGTTTCCACGCTGAATCACAAACCAGCGCAGTGACTTATGCTTCAATACTCTCGGACTTTCAGAAGGAAATATTTGTTGTTCGCTTATAGGCTGTTCTCCTTCAAAAATCTGAGCATCTTTGTTGGCGATTAGTGTTACCTTGCCTTCTTTCAGAATAAATTTTCCTAAAAAGGCGTTGCTACGATCCTTAGGAAATACCACAGCGTTAGAAGCATCTCCACCAAATGTATTTTCGCCTTCTTCCAGCCAGTATAATCCAGCTAAATTCAGCCATCCGTCTTCTTTCTTCAAACTCTCAATACGCTTCTGATGCCATTCTTTAATTTCTGCTTCATAAGGGGCCTCTCCTTTGAATGCAACAAGAATCAGCGAAAGTAAAACGAAGGGTAAATAACTTTTTGATACATTCATGGTTCTAGTCTTGTTTAGGTTGAATGATAAGTATATTGTTGTCTGGTGGCTCTAACGGACTTTACATCTATTGAATGACAAAGTTGATCTTATCTACCCCTGTGTTTTTGGTTACTTTGTCATAGGCATAAACCTGTATCTCATAACTACCTTTGTCTGACACAGGAAGCAATCCCTCGAAAATATTATCCTGAATACTTTTCAGTACCACTTCATTCTGAGGAGTACTGTCTTTCTTCACCAAAGCTTTTACATCAATGTTATCTGCATTCCATATACCTCCTTTGTTGATCACACAGCCACACATCATTACAAGATTAATCCTGATTTTCACCTGGTTATTTTTTAACGAAGCAATCTGAATTACCTGATGTGTCTGTGGTTCCAGAATGTCCAGAATAAAACCTGGAATCTCTAATACAACTCCTTCCCCATCTATTGCTTTTCCGGGTATAAGCCATAGTTGTGTACTAGCGGTTACAGCCGCAGATTTACGATTTACAGGCGCAATAGCTTCAATAGTCACAAATGTTGGTTCTTTGATATCGATCAATGTCTCAAATTTGGCTGTCTTTTCATCGGTGAGAGGAAGATTACGAGTATAGGGAGTCTTCATAATCAAGTCCGTGTTTCCCGATGCACCCGTTGTTAATCCTTTTGCCAGCACTTCTCCAGTCAGATCGCTTCGAATAATAATATAGGCTCCTCCTATGCCTGTTCCAATAAATTTGGCATCTTTTGCTTTGGCTCTTACAATTACTTTTGTGGGTTGTGCAAATGCGTATAAACTCAGAAAAAGGGTTATCAGAAGTGTACAGATTCTTTCAGGTTTCATTGTATGGTCGGGAATGGTCTTGCTTATAAAGGATATAGTGTTTTGTCACCATATTGCACTACCTGTGCAAGCAATGCAGCATATTTTTTGGTATTTACTGAATCACCTTTTTGTTTGTAGACTTTGTATAATCCCCATAGTCCATTGGCTGTATTAGGATGTCTTTCGAGTAGTTGTTCGTAAGCATTAATAGCCTTATCATACTGACGAGCTTTCAGATGTGTTTCGGCCAGACTGATCAATACCGGACGTGCATAAGACGGAGGTTCGCTATATCCCAGGTCATCCTCTTTCTGTTTTGCTTTTTCCAGTAAGGCAACAGCCTCATTATAGTTATTTTCTGCACTTTTAATTACACCCTGCAATTCAAGAGAAGCCACATTCAGGTCATTTAGCCTACGGATATTGATAATATCATCAGAATGCAATTGGTGACTATTGCGCCATAACGAAGCATCCAATGCATCTGCATACTTTCTGGCATCAGCGATTTTGTTGCTTTTTACCGCATGCATTCCTGAAGCAAAGTAATATAGAGCATCTTTGTAGGCTATGGCTTTGGTTGTATATAAGCTATCCTGATCGAGCCGAATAGCAGCCAGACGATCTGCAGCCTTCTTGTAAAATCCAAAGCACAGTTCCATCTTGGCAGGTGCAATTACCCCCTGATAAAAGAAACGGCCTTCATATTTTCGTTTGCGTTCTTTAGTAGCAGGCATGCTTTTCAACTTTTCTGCATATAACAGTGCCGTTGCATACCGTCCATCTTCGGCACAGTTAGATAAAAGATAGTTGATGTTATGAATATAATTCCAGGCGTCTACTTCCGCAATTCCCTGCTCTTTCATATATGCAGAGTCGACAGCCAGCGAAGCAGCAAAGGCATCATACGCTTTTTTGTAGTCACCCAACTTATAATACACATGCCCTGGCATATGCACCATATGTCCTGAGGCAGGTGCCAAATTGGGTAACTTGGCAGAACTCTCCAGTGCCTGTTCCGGACAGCAGTTTTCCATCAGATGTATCCAGTAGTGATGAGCAGCAGCATTTTCAGGGTAATTTTTCAGCAGATCACGCAAAAGGTATTCAGCATATAGTTGTCCTTCATGGGGATTCATAGCCGCATCGTACCCTCCCATTTTGCTTAATGCCAGAAATAACTTGGCATCTATGTCTTTCGGATATTTGTGAATGATCAGTTCCAGCTTCTTCTGATATTCTTTTTTACTCCCATCTTGTTCTTCATCTCTTGCCAGTATTGCGTCTGCGTATAGCTTCTCATGTTCAGAAGCTGTTTCTTTTAGCTTTTTCAATTGTTGAACGGCTAATAATTTATCGGCTGTAAAGTCATCTCCTTCAATAGCACCAATGGCACTGTATAAACCCCAGTAAGGCATAAGAGCAACAGAATCAAGCCGAATAGCTTCTTTAAATGCACGATAGGCTTCAAAATCCCAGAAGCAGTGCAATAAAGCAACCCCCTGACTAAAATAAGCCTGTGCCTGTGCAGAAGACGTTTTTATTTTGAGATTAGAAGATCCAATTCCTTTGAGTAATTGCGGGGCAGGAAGATTATGAACATATACAGTTTCCTGCCGATAAGCCTGTATATGTGCCAGATGATTATGATCTCCTCCACCCGAATGAGCATGATGCTCTTCCTGTCTCACACGCTGAGCCAATGCGGTAGAGGAAATCAGTAACACTAGTAAGAAGTAAAATTTCATCAATACTGTATAGAGTTGTATGGTTGCTGTATTTTGTGAAAGGTAGGAAAGATTGGACTTTGGGCAGGCAATGGCAGAACCCAAAGCCAAATCAGATTGGTTAATTCCCTTTCTTACATTCACACTTTAACTATA comes from Xanthocytophaga agilis and encodes:
- a CDS encoding DUF1684 domain-containing protein — translated: MNVSKSYLPFVLLSLILVAFKGEAPYEAEIKEWHQKRIESLKKEDGWLNLAGLYWLEEGENTFGGDASNAVVFPKDRSNAFLGKFILKEGKVTLIANKDAQIFEGEQPISEQQIFPSESPRVLKHKSLRWFVIQRGNKYAVRLRDLESPTLKNFKGIDTYPVDQKWKLKAKFVPTAGKKISIVDITGRTYEQESPGQLVFTVQGKEYTLDAVGTKERLHFIFADKTNGDETYGGGRFLDAPGPDADGYTWLDFNKAYNPPCAFSPYATCPTPPKQNRLTASILAGEKTYGDHH
- a CDS encoding tetratricopeptide repeat protein, producing MNVRKGINQSDLALGSAIACPKSNLSYLSQNTATIQLYTVLMKFYFLLVLLISSTALAQRVRQEEHHAHSGGGDHNHLAHIQAYRQETVYVHNLPAPQLLKGIGSSNLKIKTSSAQAQAYFSQGVALLHCFWDFEAYRAFKEAIRLDSVALMPYWGLYSAIGAIEGDDFTADKLLAVQQLKKLKETASEHEKLYADAILARDEEQDGSKKEYQKKLELIIHKYPKDIDAKLFLALSKMGGYDAAMNPHEGQLYAEYLLRDLLKNYPENAAAHHYWIHLMENCCPEQALESSAKLPNLAPASGHMVHMPGHVYYKLGDYKKAYDAFAASLAVDSAYMKEQGIAEVDAWNYIHNINYLLSNCAEDGRYATALLYAEKLKSMPATKERKRKYEGRFFYQGVIAPAKMELCFGFYKKAADRLAAIRLDQDSLYTTKAIAYKDALYYFASGMHAVKSNKIADARKYADALDASLWRNSHQLHSDDIINIRRLNDLNVASLELQGVIKSAENNYNEAVALLEKAKQKEDDLGYSEPPSYARPVLISLAETHLKARQYDKAINAYEQLLERHPNTANGLWGLYKVYKQKGDSVNTKKYAALLAQVVQYGDKTLYPL